DNA sequence from the Bradyrhizobium sp. CIAT3101 genome:
CGCAAGCGATCAGGAGACGAGAGAACTCCCGCTGACGATGTCCGGTCCGAAAACATCCTGCGCATGCTCGACCTCTCGAAGTTCGAACGGGATCGCCGCAACGCGGAGAATGGCGCGAACATGCGCTCGAACATCGCCGCGATCGTTCTGCTCGGGATCCTCGTCTTCATTGCGACAGAGGACTTCTACAGACTAGAGCAATCGAATTTGTGCCTGCACCAGTGGGAGTGCATGAATTGAATGGCGCTCGTCGTCGATCGGCGGCGCAGCGCACCGACGCGCGAACTCTCACCGTTCGACCCAACCATTGGCAATCGCACTGGCCCAGATCGGCATGCCTTTGCTGCGGGCGAGTTCAGCCATGGCCGTGCTGTCGTAGGGCACGTACCGGATCGTGGCGGACCAGCCCGCGCGGGCGCGTTCGAGAATGGCGTAGCAGGCGTGAGGCGTACCCACCTCGACCACATAGGGAACCGGCGCTCGTCCATCATAACCGGGCAATCCAACGCTGCCGGGATTGACGATCATTCGTCCGTCCCTCAGGCGGATCACGCGCGGGATGTGCGTATGCCCGCAGAGAATGAGTTCTGCGTCGATGCCGTCAGCGCCGGCCTCGATCATGTCGATCGGGCTGGCGCGGACGCTGCCGTCGGCGGCGACGCGATCGAGCCAGAAGGCGGCGTCATCCTTCGGGGCTGCATGGCAGAGGAACACGTCCTGTCGATAGACGAGCGTTGGCGGCATGCCGGCCATCCAGTCGAAATGCCTGCGCTCCAGCTGCCGGAAATCGCTCCTGGCCGATGTTCCGGCCCGCCATAGATCGACGAGGATACGATCCTGGTCGCCCTGCACCGAGGGAAAGCCCCGCTCCATCAGCAGATCCGCCGTCCGAGCCGCCTCGAGCGGGCCGCTGACGTGATCACCGAGATTGACGATCTCGCTGATGCCAAGCGCGGCGATATCAGCGAGCACGGCTTCAAGCGCCGGGCAGTTTCCGTGGATATCCGCGATCGCGGCAAACTTCATCTCGCCCTCCCAATTCGGGACGGCCGACGACACTGCTATTGCGGGAACGATGCAGAACTGGCGGTTCGCTTTAGCTGCATTTGGAGAAGCGCCCGCAAGCTGAGGGTCAAATCGGCGCTGTGCGAAAGCTAACACCGCCAAGCGCGGGCAGGCAAGCGGCGGCTCGGATGAGGTGAAACCGAGCCGCGGCGCTGTGCCACCACGGCTGGCGGGCCATGCGATTTCCCGCCATTGGCACCCTCCCCCCAATCGTGTAACCCGGCCAAAAGCCCTTGCCGGGACGGGACGCTGATGAGTGCGGTTGCCAACGATGAAGCGGGACATGATGTGAGTCATGGCACCCGCGCGCTGATCTTTGCGCTGGTGGCGCTCGCCTGCGGGCACATGCTGTCGACCCTGCTGCGCACCATCCCGGCGCTCAGCCTCGATCTGATGGCGGCTGATTTCCACGTGCAGCCGCAGGCGCTGGCGAGCCTCACCTCGGTCTATCATTTCGCTTTTGCGGCCGCGCAGATCCCGGTCGGCGCCGCCATGGATCGCTTTGGCGT
Encoded proteins:
- a CDS encoding metallophosphoesterase family protein; this encodes MKFAAIADIHGNCPALEAVLADIAALGISEIVNLGDHVSGPLEAARTADLLMERGFPSVQGDQDRILVDLWRAGTSARSDFRQLERRHFDWMAGMPPTLVYRQDVFLCHAAPKDDAAFWLDRVAADGSVRASPIDMIEAGADGIDAELILCGHTHIPRVIRLRDGRMIVNPGSVGLPGYDGRAPVPYVVEVGTPHACYAILERARAGWSATIRYVPYDSTAMAELARSKGMPIWASAIANGWVER